Proteins from one Mauremys reevesii isolate NIE-2019 unplaced genomic scaffold, ASM1616193v1 Contig2, whole genome shotgun sequence genomic window:
- the LOC120393464 gene encoding B-lymphocyte antigen CD20-like isoform X3, with the protein MAFPGTAANNVTLLIPPYSPDDTQRKFPRKNEALGFIVSGSLSAAAATAKNITEGLEAGSNMLNAISFLASLAGGIMLGIDLINICILNKYKVSIPILDKIRLVSFLLPLRCEESPIPWDYCQSISSYNTGILALMLIFSVIQNIVSKAAVSSDSDKSQDHKAEQVFPLLSPPQPQFSNGTSPPWQQSISSI; encoded by the exons ATGGCCTTTCCCGGGACTGCAGCTAACAATGTGACTCTGCTCATCCCTCCATACAGCCCTGATGACACTCAGAGGAAATTCCCAAGAAAGAATGAGGCGCTAGGG TTCATCGTTTCTGGGTCCCTCTCAGCTGCAGCTGCAACTGCAAAGAATATCACAGAGGGTCTG GAGGCAGGCAGCAATATGTTGAATGCCATCAGCTTCCTTGCCTCATTAGCTGGAGGAATAATGTTGGGAATTGATTTGATTAATATTTGCATTCTAAACAAGTATAAAGTTTCCATCCCGATTTTGGATAAAATCCGCTTAGTCAGCTTTCTTCTCCCTCTTCGCTGTGAAGAAAGCCCCATCCCTTGGGACTACTGTCAGAGCATCAGTTCTTACAATACG GGCATCTTGGCCTTGATGCTGATCTTCTCTGTAATCCAGAACATTGTTTCTAAAGCTGCTGTCTCCTCTGACTCG GATAAGTCACAGGATCATAAGGCAGAGCAAGTGTTTCCTTTGCTGTCACCCCCACAACCACAGTTCAGCAATGGAACCAGTCCTCCATGGCAGCAGTCTATCAGCAGCATCTAA
- the LOC120393464 gene encoding B-lymphocyte antigen CD20-like isoform X2, translating into MAFPGTAANNVTLLIPPYSPDDTQRKFPRKNEALGAIQIIIALIHLGLGGILFFSSKESVPLCMASWYPFWGAGLFIVSGSLSAAAATAKNITEGLEAGSNMLNAISFLASLAGGIMLGIDLINICILNKYKVSIPILDKIRLVSFLLPLRCEESPIPWDYCQSISSYNTDKSQDHKAEQVFPLLSPPQPQFSNGTSPPWQQSISSI; encoded by the exons ATGGCCTTTCCCGGGACTGCAGCTAACAATGTGACTCTGCTCATCCCTCCATACAGCCCTGATGACACTCAGAGGAAATTCCCAAGAAAGAATGAGGCGCTAGGG GCTATACAGATCATCATTGCCTTAATACACCTTGGCCTTGGGGGCATCTTGTTCTTCTCTTCAAAAGAATCTGTCCCGCTGTGCATGGCTTCCTGGTACCCGTTCTGGGGAGCAGGACTT TTCATCGTTTCTGGGTCCCTCTCAGCTGCAGCTGCAACTGCAAAGAATATCACAGAGGGTCTG GAGGCAGGCAGCAATATGTTGAATGCCATCAGCTTCCTTGCCTCATTAGCTGGAGGAATAATGTTGGGAATTGATTTGATTAATATTTGCATTCTAAACAAGTATAAAGTTTCCATCCCGATTTTGGATAAAATCCGCTTAGTCAGCTTTCTTCTCCCTCTTCGCTGTGAAGAAAGCCCCATCCCTTGGGACTACTGTCAGAGCATCAGTTCTTACAATACG GATAAGTCACAGGATCATAAGGCAGAGCAAGTGTTTCCTTTGCTGTCACCCCCACAACCACAGTTCAGCAATGGAACCAGTCCTCCATGGCAGCAGTCTATCAGCAGCATCTAA
- the LOC120393464 gene encoding B-lymphocyte antigen CD20-like isoform X1, whose protein sequence is MAFPGTAANNVTLLIPPYSPDDTQRKFPRKNEALGAIQIIIALIHLGLGGILFFSSKESVPLCMASWYPFWGAGLFIVSGSLSAAAATAKNITEGLEAGSNMLNAISFLASLAGGIMLGIDLINICILNKYKVSIPILDKIRLVSFLLPLRCEESPIPWDYCQSISSYNTGILALMLIFSVIQNIVSKAAVSSDSDKSQDHKAEQVFPLLSPPQPQFSNGTSPPWQQSISSI, encoded by the exons ATGGCCTTTCCCGGGACTGCAGCTAACAATGTGACTCTGCTCATCCCTCCATACAGCCCTGATGACACTCAGAGGAAATTCCCAAGAAAGAATGAGGCGCTAGGG GCTATACAGATCATCATTGCCTTAATACACCTTGGCCTTGGGGGCATCTTGTTCTTCTCTTCAAAAGAATCTGTCCCGCTGTGCATGGCTTCCTGGTACCCGTTCTGGGGAGCAGGACTT TTCATCGTTTCTGGGTCCCTCTCAGCTGCAGCTGCAACTGCAAAGAATATCACAGAGGGTCTG GAGGCAGGCAGCAATATGTTGAATGCCATCAGCTTCCTTGCCTCATTAGCTGGAGGAATAATGTTGGGAATTGATTTGATTAATATTTGCATTCTAAACAAGTATAAAGTTTCCATCCCGATTTTGGATAAAATCCGCTTAGTCAGCTTTCTTCTCCCTCTTCGCTGTGAAGAAAGCCCCATCCCTTGGGACTACTGTCAGAGCATCAGTTCTTACAATACG GGCATCTTGGCCTTGATGCTGATCTTCTCTGTAATCCAGAACATTGTTTCTAAAGCTGCTGTCTCCTCTGACTCG GATAAGTCACAGGATCATAAGGCAGAGCAAGTGTTTCCTTTGCTGTCACCCCCACAACCACAGTTCAGCAATGGAACCAGTCCTCCATGGCAGCAGTCTATCAGCAGCATCTAA